The Myroides fluvii region AAATCACTCCTATAAAGGAATGATTTTCTTACTATTGAATATCTTCTGTTAACCGTCAACCGTCAACTGTCAACCGTCAACCGTTAACTATTCATCTCATCTAAACAAAAAAATCACTCCTATAAAGGAATGATTTTCTTACTATTGAATATCTTCTGTTAACCGTCAACCGTCAACTGTCAACCGTTCACTAAAACGGTACATCATCATCGTTAAATACATCCCTGGCGGGTGGTAAGTGTTGTGTCATATTGGCTCCACCTTCATTAATAGCGGAAGAATACACTCCATCACCACCAGTAAAACCTTCCATACGTGCATCTTCATCTAGGTTATCAAACTTACCAAACATACCTAAGAATTTTAGGCGGATATTGTCCAAACCACCATTTCTGTGTTTTGCTACAATAAATTCAGCTTGTCCTGCTGTAGGAGAACGGAACTCATCATCCCATTCTTCAATTTTATAGTACTCTGGACGATAAATAAACGATACGATATCCGCATCTTGCTCAATCGCTCCAGACTCCCTTAAATCCGATAATAAAGGTCGTTTAGACGTTCCTCTTGTTTCTACCGCACGCGATAACTGCGACAAGGCGATAACAGGAATATCCAACTCCTTGGCTAACGCTTTTAAATTTCGAGAAATCGTTGAAATCTCTTGCTCACGGTTTCCACCACCTTTTTGGCTTCCTCCTGCTGTCATCAACTGCAAGTAGTCAATCACGATTAGTTTAATGCCGTATTGCGAAGCTAAACGCCTTGCTTTCGCACGTAAATCGAAAATAGACAACGAAGGTGTATCATCGATAAACAAAGGTGCACGTTCAAGATCTTTCACTTTTACGTTCAATTGCTCCCATTCGTGTTTCTCTAGTTTACCTGTACGCAATTTCTCAGAGGACAATCCTGTTTCTGAGGAAATCAAACGCGTAATTAGCTGAACAGAGGACATCTCTAAGGAGAAAAAGGCTACTCCTGCTCCTGCTTCAATGGCAATATTACGTGCCATCGATAATACAAAAGCCGTTTTCCCCATCCCTGGACGTGCAGCGATAATAATCAAATCACTCGGTTGCCATCCAGACGTTAGCTCATCTAATTTATGAAA contains the following coding sequences:
- the dnaB gene encoding replicative DNA helicase; protein product: MEQAKDIRTYASSFNKDVIALEKGKLPPQVTDFEEAVLGAMMIDKKGIDEVIDILQPDAFYKEGHKYIFEAIDQLFVGNQPIDLLTVSAQLRKNAKLDIAGGDAYLVSLTQKISSSAHIEFHSRVILQKFIQRSLIRISNEIIEDAYDETTDVFDLLDKAEAKLYEVTQGNIKKSSETAQSLVAQAKKRIEEISTKEGLSGLPTGFHKLDELTSGWQPSDLIIIAARPGMGKTAFVLSMARNIAIEAGAGVAFFSLEMSSVQLITRLISSETGLSSEKLRTGKLEKHEWEQLNVKVKDLERAPLFIDDTPSLSIFDLRAKARRLASQYGIKLIVIDYLQLMTAGGSQKGGGNREQEISTISRNLKALAKELDIPVIALSQLSRAVETRGTSKRPLLSDLRESGAIEQDADIVSFIYRPEYYKIEEWDDEFRSPTAGQAEFIVAKHRNGGLDNIRLKFLGMFGKFDNLDEDARMEGFTGGDGVYSSAINEGGANMTQHLPPARDVFNDDDVPF